From Pseudanabaena sp. PCC 6802, one genomic window encodes:
- a CDS encoding calcium-binding protein, which translates to MNWAVSGNGAAPADAADFGGTLPSGTLSFSPFQTSQIVTVNVRGDALVEADEDFTITLSDARNGAIIADDSAAGRIVNDDIIVGGTGNDSLTGSAGNDTISGLGGLDTLSGLAGNDSIDGGLGNDFLTGGLGNDTLLGEGDNDTLTGVDPASGFGIGEIDRLTGNSGSDRFILGDSTRTYYLGNGISDYVLITDFGAGDLIQVRASEPLTIGGARPPGIASGTALYLGSDLVAVVQGNVPTALSFVAV; encoded by the coding sequence GTGAACTGGGCAGTATCGGGCAACGGAGCTGCTCCTGCTGATGCTGCGGACTTTGGCGGTACGCTGCCGTCAGGAACGCTTAGCTTTAGTCCGTTCCAGACCAGTCAAATTGTCACGGTCAATGTTAGAGGAGATGCTCTTGTCGAAGCCGATGAGGACTTCACCATTACGCTCTCCGATGCCAGAAATGGAGCGATTATTGCTGATGACTCAGCCGCAGGCAGAATTGTCAACGACGATATCATTGTCGGCGGTACTGGCAACGATTCTCTGACAGGCAGTGCAGGCAACGACACGATTTCCGGCTTGGGCGGTCTGGACACCTTATCCGGTCTGGCTGGCAATGATTCCATCGACGGCGGTTTGGGTAACGACTTTCTTACGGGCGGATTGGGCAACGATACGCTATTGGGAGAAGGCGACAACGACACTCTGACAGGGGTCGATCCTGCGAGCGGCTTTGGAATTGGTGAGATAGATAGATTAACCGGAAATAGTGGGAGCGATCGCTTCATCCTCGGCGATAGCACCAGAACTTACTATCTCGGGAATGGGATATCTGATTATGTCCTCATTACTGACTTTGGTGCTGGCGATCTGATTCAAGTCCGTGCGAGCGAACCATTGACGATCGGCGGAGCCAGACCACCAGGGATCGCTTCCGGTACGGCGCTTTATCTCGGCTCAGATCTGGTTGCCGTGGTGCAGGGTAACGTTCCCACAGCGCTCTCTTTCGTTGCGGTTTAA